Genomic window (Candidatus Aegiribacteria sp.):
TTATGCATAAGGCAGCTGAATCTTCGAAGGAGGAAGGGGCTGAGCAGCACCGTGATTCATCCCACGAGCAGGGGACAGCCCTGGCAGTATTTTCACTTTCAAGGTACAGTACCTTTCCGTAGCCCCATGGAACGGCCAGCATGCCGCTGCTAAACGGAATTATTAAAGCAAGACCCGCGCCGTTGTAATTGAACTCCGTGACATACAAATCCCCTGAAGGAACTGATATGAAAGCGAGAACGGAAAGCGCAACAGGAATTGTCATATGCCGCGGACGATGACGAAATCCGCCTGGCCGGTTTCCCAGGACTCATCCTCACCCACTATACAGACGGTGAGATACGATACTCCCGGCTCCAGCTGATCGGGGATTCCGGAGCGGTAATCGCTGTGAAAACTCCCGCAGACGAACACACAGCTGATTCCCTTTATCGAGGATGCCATTACGGCATCCTTCAGGAGCTGGGCTCGGTACATGTTAACCGGGTTCATGGGCATGGTTTGCATCTGGTCTCCTATGGCGTCCATGGTTCCAAGGAATTGCTGCCTGTAGAAATCGTTAGTGGAATCGATGCTGATTTCCTCGAAGAAATCGGAACCATCTGCTTCCCTTAGACCCATCCATCCGTTTCTTGCAACCGTTGCCGCAAAGTGTCGCGGTACATTGGCCGCGACAACATTTAGACCATTCTGCGCAGCGTGTTCTACCATGGGGTGGTAAGCTTCCATGTAGTTATTCCAGGGTCTGGCCGATTCAAGAAGCTCATCAAGGCCAAGTTCTCCTGCAATGTAAGTGTCGAGCAGCTCCTGCACATCGGTCTCGAACATCTCAAGAGCAAGGGATCTTTCATCGGAAGCAAGGTTAGTCCAGATGAACAGTTCCCATTCATGAGCGAGAGCGTCATCGTGCTTTTCCCCGATGAATACTACCTGAACGTTTTCAAGCATGTTTATCATCTCTTCGGAGGATACGGTATTTCCTTCGTGGTGTATTATTCCGTTTGGGGGCGAAAGCGCAAGTAGAGCAACAATTAAAAGTTCCAAAATCATCTCCCTTTTAAAGAATAACTTATATCCCAATTAAAATATAGTGAACTGAGATGACCCGGCAAATCCAACAGTTCTGAAAAGTGTCTCATCCGATGCGAATTCCCGGACGTGACATAATACTCCCAGGGGAATATTCTATAACGTACAAGGTATCATCAGAAATACAAACAGATCGGAGAAAACAATGAAAGCGTTAACAAATCTATCGGCAATGACAGTTATCCTTCTCATAACCGTTTCAGGATGCCTGGCTGAGACTAGCGCATTGTTACTTGAAGCGCAGCCGATAACGGATGAGCATGCTGTTCAGAACCTGGTCAAAGGCAATAACGAATTCGCGCTGGATCTGTATGAAAAAGTATGCGATATACAGGAATCGGATAACATCTTTTTTTCCCCTTACAGTATATCTTCGGCACTTGGAATGACCTACAATGGAGCCAGAGGACAAACGGCCGTTGATATGGCTCTGGTGCTGCACTTTACGTTACCCGTAGAGGCAGTCAACAGGGCATTCCATTCCTTAACCGAAACTCTGAGTTCGGCCGATTATTTGGGAGCAGAGTCAGGACATCCTTTCACTCTTTCCATATCCAACGGTTTATGGGTTCAGAATGGTTTTACCCTTCTCGATGAATACGTTGATGAAGTAACCCGGTATTACAGCGCCGCAGTCAGAAACCTTGACTTCATTGATGCTTCCGAACATTCGCGGGAAATAATAAACGACTGGGTTGCTGAGAGTACCATGAATAGAATAATGGATTTAATTCCTCCCGGGGTGCTGAAAGAGGATACCAGGGTCGTACTGACTAATGCTGTTTACTTCAAGGCTTCGTGGAGAAGACCTTTTGATGAAAGCATTACATTTGATGCTCCGTTCACGCTGATAGACGGATCCGAGATCGATGTTCCGATGATGAACCAGACGAACTATTTCAACTTCATTTCCACCGAAGGATGCAGCGCAGTTGAGCTTGATTATGCCGAGGGCAACGCAGGCATGCTTATACTTCTTCCCGATGGAGATATTCGGGAATTCCAAAAGGATCTCGACGCTGACATGCTTGAGACGATCAGAAGAAGGCTTTCATCATGTAACGTATCCCTATCCTTGCCAAGGTTCGAGTTTTCGCGAAGCATGCAGCTGAGCCAGATTCTTAAAACACTTGGAATGGAATCCGCCTTCGGAGGAGGAGCTGATTTCAGCGGTTTTACGGGAAGTCCGGACCTATTCATTTCGGAGGTTCTGCACAAGGCTTTTGTTAAGGTTGACGAAGAGGGCACGGAAGCAGCGGCAGCTACGGCAGTAATTATGGGCCTTACTGCGATACCTGCGCAACCGGTTGAGATGAATCTTAACCGGCCGTTCATGTTCTTCATACTGGACACGGAAACCGGTTCCATTGTTTTCATGGGAAGGGTAATGGATCCTTCGATGTAAGTAAAGGCGTGATGTTTTCATAGTAACATCTATTGACTTACAGTTCAAATAGCAGTTTAATACGATTGTAATTTTCTGAAGGAATGACAATGGTATTTCGGATGAACGACATAGGTGATGAATACATTGATGCTCTCAGCGGTTTATGTAATCGCCGATACATGAACATGGTATCCTTTGAGTACATCCGAGAAGCGGACCGCGAAAACAAATCTCTGTCAGTAGTCATTATCGATCTTGATCATTTCAAGAACATCAACGATACATACGGTCATTCCATGGGGGATACCGTTCTCATCGAATTTGCTCATTTCCTTCAGGATCTTTTGAGAGAAAATGATACTGTTTTTCGCTACGGTGGCGACGAGTTTGTCTGCTTACTTCCGGATACTGAATACAGGAATGCAGAGAAAATTTCTCTCCGTTTCCTTGATCAGTGCCATTCCAGAGAATTTGCCAGGATTAAGATGACTTACAGTATTGGTATAGCATCCTACCCTTCGGACGGTAACAACTGGCTGTCGGTTTTCAATGCTGCCGATCAACGTCTCTACAGCGCTAAGAGGCACGGTAGAGACAGAATTGGTTCCTTCAGCAAAGAGAGCAAAAAAGTAGATACCCCGATAAGAGAGATAATTGGCCGGGAAGAAGAGATCGTCAGGATCACCAGCGCTATTAACAAAAAAGTCGATGGAGGAAGAGGAGCGGTTTGTATAAGCGGGGAGATCGGTGTAGGCAAAACACGACTGGT
Coding sequences:
- a CDS encoding serpin family protein codes for the protein MKALTNLSAMTVILLITVSGCLAETSALLLEAQPITDEHAVQNLVKGNNEFALDLYEKVCDIQESDNIFFSPYSISSALGMTYNGARGQTAVDMALVLHFTLPVEAVNRAFHSLTETLSSADYLGAESGHPFTLSISNGLWVQNGFTLLDEYVDEVTRYYSAAVRNLDFIDASEHSREIINDWVAESTMNRIMDLIPPGVLKEDTRVVLTNAVYFKASWRRPFDESITFDAPFTLIDGSEIDVPMMNQTNYFNFISTEGCSAVELDYAEGNAGMLILLPDGDIREFQKDLDADMLETIRRRLSSCNVSLSLPRFEFSRSMQLSQILKTLGMESAFGGGADFSGFTGSPDLFISEVLHKAFVKVDEEGTEAAAATAVIMGLTAIPAQPVEMNLNRPFMFFILDTETGSIVFMGRVMDPSM
- a CDS encoding ChaN family lipoprotein, which gives rise to MELLIVALLALSPPNGIIHHEGNTVSSEEMINMLENVQVVFIGEKHDDALAHEWELFIWTNLASDERSLALEMFETDVQELLDTYIAGELGLDELLESARPWNNYMEAYHPMVEHAAQNGLNVVAANVPRHFAATVARNGWMGLREADGSDFFEEISIDSTNDFYRQQFLGTMDAIGDQMQTMPMNPVNMYRAQLLKDAVMASSIKGISCVFVCGSFHSDYRSGIPDQLEPGVSYLTVCIVGEDESWETGQADFVIVRGI